The following proteins are encoded in a genomic region of Burkholderia cepacia:
- a CDS encoding ABC transporter permease, with protein sequence MTPLRRLFRHSLAWPVLTLALLFALDVAHRPGFLSIALLDGHLFGAPIDILNRAAPLVIVSLGMTLVIATRGIDISVGAIVAIAGAAAAIVLDADPARVGAALAAALGVGLLAGAWNGLLVAFVGMQPIIATLILMVAGRGVAQLLTGGQIIPIGAPGYLALGGGYLATVPCAVWIAVATIAATALLVNRTALGLFIRAIGVNPVATRLVGLRAGAVVFGVYLCSGVMAALAGILASSNVRSADGNNAGLLLELDAILAVTLGGTSLLGGRFSLAGSVLGALIIQTLTYTTYSIGVPPEATLVVKAVVVIVVTLIQSEAARALVVRHASRLLPSARSRATTGATPR encoded by the coding sequence ATGACGCCGCTGCGCAGGCTGTTTCGTCATTCGCTCGCGTGGCCGGTGCTGACGCTCGCGCTGCTGTTCGCGCTCGATGTCGCGCATCGTCCGGGCTTCCTGTCGATCGCGCTGCTCGACGGCCACCTGTTCGGCGCGCCGATCGACATCCTGAACCGCGCGGCGCCGCTCGTGATCGTGTCGCTCGGGATGACGCTCGTGATCGCGACGCGCGGGATCGACATCTCGGTCGGCGCGATCGTCGCGATCGCCGGCGCGGCCGCGGCGATCGTGCTCGATGCCGATCCTGCGCGGGTCGGTGCCGCGCTGGCCGCCGCGCTCGGCGTCGGCTTGCTCGCGGGCGCCTGGAACGGGCTGCTCGTCGCGTTTGTCGGGATGCAGCCGATCATCGCGACGCTGATCCTGATGGTGGCCGGCCGCGGTGTCGCGCAGTTGCTGACGGGCGGCCAGATCATCCCGATCGGCGCGCCCGGCTACCTCGCGCTTGGCGGCGGTTATCTCGCGACGGTGCCGTGCGCGGTGTGGATCGCCGTCGCGACGATCGCCGCGACCGCGCTGCTGGTGAACCGCACGGCGCTCGGGCTGTTCATACGCGCGATCGGCGTGAATCCGGTCGCGACGCGGCTCGTCGGGCTGCGCGCGGGCGCGGTCGTGTTCGGCGTGTATCTGTGTTCGGGCGTGATGGCGGCGCTCGCCGGCATCCTCGCGAGTTCGAACGTGCGCAGCGCCGACGGCAACAACGCGGGGCTGCTGCTCGAACTCGACGCGATCCTCGCGGTGACGCTCGGCGGCACGTCGCTGCTCGGCGGCCGCTTCAGCCTCGCCGGCTCCGTGCTCGGCGCGCTGATCATCCAGACGCTCACCTACACGACCTATTCGATCGGCGTGCCGCCGGAGGCGACGCTCGTCGTCAAGGCGGTCGTCGTGATCGTCGTGACGCTGATCCAGTCGGAGGCGGCGCGCGCGCTCGTCGTCCGGCATGCGTCACGGCTGCTGCCTTCCGCGCGTTCGCGCGCCACCACCGGAGCGACGCCCCGATGA
- the xylB gene encoding xylulokinase, translating into MYIGVDLGTSGVKAVLLDRDGAVRAGASRPLAASRPRPRWSEQAPRDWWDAACGALAALVADARAAGIDPRGIEALGLTGQMHGATLLDAHGDVLRPAILWNDGRADAECAELERLAPTLRAVAGNLAMPGFTAPKLLWVRRHEPDVFARIAHVLLPKDYLRYRLTGAFATDPSDAAGTLWLDVAKRDYDDTLLAACGLARAQMPAVFEGNRITGTLLPAVARALGLREIPVVAGGGDNAAGAVGVGIVRPGDALLSLGTSGVYFAVSDGFRANPESAVHSFCHALPRTWHLMSVMLNAAGCVDFTAQLAGYDGVAALLADAQANARAERPWFLPYLSGERTPHNDVNAKGVFYGMTPDTRRADLANATLEGVGFALLDGIDALHAAGLAPDGITVIGGGSRSAYWTQMLADLSGRALTLRAGGEVGPALGAARLAQLALEPDAPLDAVCPQPPVVAVREPDMARHAWYRDARRPTFRALYRALEPVFAAGA; encoded by the coding sequence ATGTACATCGGAGTCGACCTCGGTACGTCGGGCGTGAAGGCCGTGCTGCTCGACCGCGACGGCGCGGTGCGGGCCGGCGCGAGCCGGCCGCTGGCGGCGAGCCGGCCGCGGCCGCGCTGGTCCGAACAGGCGCCGCGCGACTGGTGGGACGCGGCATGCGGCGCGCTGGCGGCGCTCGTCGCCGATGCGCGCGCGGCCGGCATCGATCCGCGCGGCATCGAAGCGCTCGGCCTGACCGGGCAGATGCACGGTGCGACGCTGCTCGATGCGCACGGCGACGTGCTGCGCCCCGCGATCCTGTGGAACGACGGCCGCGCGGATGCGGAGTGCGCGGAACTCGAGCGGCTCGCGCCGACGCTGCGCGCCGTCGCCGGCAATCTCGCGATGCCGGGCTTTACCGCGCCGAAGCTGCTGTGGGTACGCCGTCATGAGCCGGACGTGTTCGCGCGGATCGCCCATGTGCTGTTGCCGAAGGATTATCTGCGCTACCGGTTGACCGGCGCGTTCGCGACCGATCCGTCGGATGCGGCCGGCACGCTGTGGCTCGACGTCGCGAAGCGCGATTACGACGACACGCTGCTCGCCGCATGCGGGCTCGCGCGCGCGCAGATGCCTGCCGTGTTCGAGGGCAACCGCATCACCGGCACGCTGCTGCCGGCCGTTGCGCGCGCGCTCGGGTTGCGCGAGATCCCGGTCGTCGCGGGCGGGGGCGACAACGCGGCCGGCGCGGTGGGCGTCGGCATCGTGCGGCCGGGCGATGCGCTGCTGTCGCTCGGCACGTCGGGCGTGTATTTCGCGGTGTCGGACGGCTTCCGCGCGAATCCCGAATCGGCGGTTCACAGTTTCTGTCACGCGCTGCCGCGCACCTGGCACCTGATGTCGGTGATGCTGAACGCGGCCGGCTGCGTCGATTTCACCGCGCAACTGGCCGGCTACGACGGCGTCGCCGCGCTGCTCGCCGACGCGCAAGCGAACGCGCGCGCGGAGCGCCCGTGGTTCCTGCCTTACCTGAGCGGCGAGCGCACGCCGCACAACGACGTGAATGCGAAGGGCGTGTTCTACGGGATGACGCCCGATACGCGGCGCGCGGATCTCGCGAACGCGACGCTCGAAGGGGTCGGTTTCGCGCTGCTCGACGGGATCGATGCGCTGCATGCGGCCGGGCTCGCGCCCGACGGCATCACGGTGATCGGCGGCGGCTCGCGCAGCGCGTACTGGACGCAGATGCTGGCCGACCTGAGCGGACGCGCGCTGACCTTGCGCGCGGGCGGCGAAGTCGGCCCGGCGCTCGGCGCCGCGCGGCTCGCGCAGCTCGCGCTCGAACCGGATGCGCCGCTCGACGCGGTGTGCCCGCAGCCGCCCGTCGTCGCGGTACGGGAGCCCGACATGGCGCGCCACGCGTGGTATCGCGACGCGCGGCGGCCGACGTTTCGCGCGCTGTATCGGGCGCTCGAACCGGTGTTTGCAGCAGGCGCGTGA
- the xylG gene encoding D-xylose ABC transporter ATP-binding protein, whose protein sequence is MTEPLLTMRGIVKEFDGVKALDGIDLVVRPGECVGLCGENGAGKSTLMKVLSGVYPHGTWEGEIRWEGAPLAATGVRDTERAGIVIIHQELMLVPELSVAENIFLGNEITLPGGRMNYAAMVQRAEALLRELRIDSINVAQPVMNYGGGHQQLIEIAKALNKRAKLLILDEPSSSLSASETRILLDIVRDLKRRGVACVYISHKLDEVEAVCDTVTVIRDGRHVATEPMRALTTDRIIAMMVGREIRDLYPREPHEIGDVVLEARNVTCRDVTNAHRKRVDDVSFSVRRGEILGVAGLVGAGRTELMQAIFGAYPGAYSATVLMNGRPLSIRTPADAIRAGIAMVPEDRKRHGIVPQLGVGHNITLTVLRRFAARGRIDAAAELDAIRTEMQRLSVRAAHPFLPIASLSGGNQQKAVLAKMLLAEPQVLILDEPTRGVDVGAKAEIYRLVFALAKRGVALIVVSSEMPEVLGLADRVLVIGEGELRGDFVNDGLTQEQILGAALKSGRRPTEPTAASAT, encoded by the coding sequence ATGACCGAACCCTTGCTGACGATGCGCGGCATCGTCAAGGAATTCGACGGCGTGAAAGCGCTCGACGGCATCGACCTGGTGGTGCGGCCGGGCGAGTGCGTGGGGCTGTGCGGCGAGAACGGCGCGGGCAAATCGACGCTGATGAAGGTGCTGTCGGGCGTGTATCCGCACGGCACGTGGGAGGGCGAGATCCGCTGGGAGGGCGCGCCGCTCGCCGCAACCGGCGTGCGCGACACCGAGCGTGCGGGCATCGTGATCATCCACCAGGAACTGATGCTCGTGCCCGAGCTGTCGGTGGCCGAGAACATCTTTCTCGGCAACGAGATCACGCTGCCGGGCGGGCGCATGAACTATGCGGCGATGGTGCAGCGTGCCGAGGCGCTGCTGCGCGAACTGCGGATCGACTCGATCAACGTCGCGCAGCCGGTGATGAACTACGGCGGCGGCCACCAGCAGCTGATCGAGATCGCGAAGGCGCTGAACAAGCGTGCGAAGCTGCTGATCCTCGACGAACCTTCGTCGTCGCTGAGCGCGTCCGAAACGCGCATCCTGCTCGACATCGTGCGCGACCTGAAGCGTCGCGGCGTCGCGTGCGTGTACATCTCGCACAAGCTCGACGAGGTCGAGGCGGTGTGCGACACGGTGACGGTGATCCGTGACGGCCGCCATGTCGCGACCGAGCCGATGCGCGCGCTGACGACCGACCGGATCATCGCGATGATGGTCGGCCGCGAGATTCGCGACCTGTATCCGCGCGAGCCGCACGAGATCGGCGACGTCGTGCTGGAAGCGCGCAACGTGACTTGCCGCGACGTGACGAATGCGCACCGCAAGCGGGTGGACGACGTGTCGTTCAGCGTGCGGCGCGGCGAGATCCTCGGTGTCGCGGGGCTCGTCGGCGCGGGCCGGACCGAGCTGATGCAGGCGATCTTCGGCGCGTATCCGGGCGCGTACTCGGCAACCGTGCTGATGAACGGCCGCCCGTTGTCGATTCGGACGCCCGCCGATGCGATCCGCGCCGGCATCGCAATGGTGCCCGAGGACCGCAAGCGCCACGGCATCGTGCCGCAGCTCGGTGTCGGTCACAACATCACGCTGACGGTGCTGCGGCGCTTCGCGGCGCGCGGCCGGATCGACGCGGCGGCCGAGCTGGACGCGATCCGCACCGAGATGCAGCGGCTGTCGGTGCGCGCCGCGCATCCGTTCCTGCCGATCGCGAGCCTGTCCGGCGGCAATCAGCAGAAGGCCGTGCTCGCGAAGATGCTGCTGGCCGAGCCGCAGGTGCTGATTCTCGACGAGCCGACGCGCGGCGTCGACGTGGGCGCGAAAGCGGAAATCTACCGCCTCGTGTTCGCGCTCGCGAAGCGCGGCGTCGCGCTGATCGTCGTGTCGTCGGAAATGCCCGAGGTGCTCGGGCTCGCCGATCGCGTGCTGGTGATCGGCGAAGGCGAGCTGCGCGGCGACTTCGTCAACGACGGCCTCACGCAGGAACAGATCCTCGGCGCCGCGCTGAAATCCGGCCGGCGGCCGACCGAACCCACCGCAGCGAGTGCGACATGA
- a CDS encoding sugar ABC transporter permease gives MNSELSSSTPATQDADARRSNDRDAGRPAGRATGSQLRQIFVRYKILALLLAVAAIWAFFSVLTDGAFVTPRNVSNLLRQMSITGMLACGMVFVIIAGEIDLSVGSLLGLLGGVAAILDVNRHWPVAATVPAVLALGVLVGLFNGWWSTYRRVPSFIVGLGGMLAFRGILLGVTGGSTIAPVSDGFVFLGQGYLPRIAGDGLALLLFALVALLVVRQRGTRRRYRLAVAPLWQDAVKIVGAGAVLFAFVATLDRYGGIPVPVLLLLALLGIFSWIATQTVFGRRIYAVGSNLEATRLSGVDTDRVKLAIFALMGLMCAFAGIVNTARLAAGSPSAGTMGELDAIAACFIGGTSMRGGSGTVYGALIGALVMASLDNGMSMLDVDAYWQMIVKGAVLVLAVWIDVVSRSNRR, from the coding sequence ATGAATTCCGAACTTTCTTCCTCCACCCCGGCGACGCAGGACGCGGATGCGCGCCGTTCAAACGATCGCGACGCGGGGCGCCCGGCGGGTCGCGCAACCGGCAGTCAGCTGCGCCAGATATTCGTGCGCTACAAGATCCTCGCGCTGCTGCTCGCGGTCGCGGCGATCTGGGCGTTCTTCTCGGTGCTGACCGACGGTGCGTTCGTCACGCCGCGCAACGTGTCGAACCTGCTGCGGCAGATGTCGATCACCGGCATGCTCGCGTGCGGGATGGTGTTCGTGATCATCGCGGGCGAGATCGACCTGTCGGTCGGCTCGCTGCTCGGGCTGCTCGGCGGCGTCGCGGCGATCCTCGACGTGAACCGCCACTGGCCCGTTGCCGCGACGGTGCCGGCGGTGCTCGCGCTCGGCGTGCTGGTCGGGCTCTTCAACGGCTGGTGGTCGACCTACCGGCGCGTGCCGTCGTTCATCGTCGGGCTCGGCGGGATGCTCGCGTTTCGCGGGATCCTGCTCGGCGTGACGGGCGGCTCGACGATCGCCCCGGTGTCCGACGGCTTCGTGTTCCTCGGGCAGGGGTACCTGCCGCGCATCGCGGGCGACGGCCTCGCGCTGCTGTTGTTCGCGCTCGTCGCGCTGCTGGTCGTGCGCCAGCGCGGCACGCGGCGCCGCTACCGGCTCGCGGTCGCGCCGCTGTGGCAGGACGCCGTCAAGATCGTGGGCGCGGGGGCCGTGCTGTTCGCGTTCGTCGCGACGCTCGACCGCTACGGCGGCATCCCGGTGCCGGTGCTGCTGCTGCTCGCGCTGCTCGGCATCTTCTCCTGGATCGCGACACAGACCGTGTTCGGCCGGCGCATTTATGCGGTGGGCTCGAATCTCGAGGCGACGCGGTTGTCCGGCGTCGATACCGACCGCGTGAAGCTCGCGATCTTCGCGCTGATGGGGCTGATGTGCGCGTTCGCCGGCATCGTGAACACCGCGCGGCTCGCGGCCGGCTCGCCGTCGGCGGGCACGATGGGCGAACTCGACGCGATCGCCGCGTGTTTCATCGGCGGCACGTCGATGCGCGGCGGCTCGGGCACCGTGTACGGCGCGCTGATCGGCGCGCTCGTGATGGCGAGCCTCGACAACGGCATGTCGATGCTCGACGTCGACGCGTACTGGCAGATGATCGTCAAGGGCGCGGTGCTGGTGCTGGCGGTGTGGATCGACGTGGTGTCGCGGTCGAACCGGCGGTGA
- the xylF gene encoding D-xylose ABC transporter substrate-binding protein, with translation MKSVTRRTVLSALAVLALGAPLAHASKDKPEIGFCIDDLRVERWSRDRDYFVAAATKLGAKVSVQSADASEARQISQIENLISRGVDVIVIVPFNSKTLGNVVAEARKAGIKVVSYDRLILDADVDAYISFDNEKVGELQAQGVVDAKPKGNYFLLGGAPTDNNAKMLREGQLKVLKPAIDRGDIKVVGQQWVPEWSASTALRIVEDALTANNNRIDAIVASNDGTAGGAIQALAAQHLAGKVPVSGQDADLAAVKRVIAGTQTMTVYKPLKLIASEAAKLAVDLVKGTKPAFNAQYDNGKKKVDTVLLQPTLLTRRNVDVVVKDGFYTQAQLASQ, from the coding sequence ATGAAATCCGTAACGCGTCGTACCGTATTGAGTGCGCTGGCGGTCCTCGCGCTGGGCGCCCCGCTCGCGCACGCGAGCAAGGACAAGCCTGAAATCGGCTTCTGCATCGACGACCTGCGCGTCGAGCGCTGGTCGCGCGACCGCGACTATTTCGTGGCCGCCGCGACGAAGCTCGGCGCGAAGGTGTCCGTGCAGTCAGCGGACGCGAGCGAGGCGCGGCAGATCTCGCAGATCGAGAACCTGATCTCGCGCGGCGTGGACGTGATCGTGATCGTCCCGTTCAACTCGAAGACGCTCGGCAACGTGGTCGCCGAAGCGCGCAAGGCCGGCATCAAGGTGGTGTCGTACGACCGGCTGATCCTCGACGCCGACGTCGATGCGTACATCTCGTTCGACAACGAGAAGGTCGGCGAGCTGCAGGCGCAGGGCGTCGTCGATGCGAAGCCGAAGGGCAACTATTTCCTGCTCGGCGGCGCGCCGACCGACAACAACGCGAAGATGCTGCGCGAAGGGCAGCTGAAGGTGCTGAAGCCGGCGATCGATCGCGGCGACATCAAGGTCGTCGGCCAGCAGTGGGTGCCGGAATGGAGCGCGTCGACCGCGCTGCGGATCGTCGAGGATGCGCTGACCGCGAACAACAACAGGATCGACGCGATCGTCGCGTCGAACGACGGCACGGCCGGCGGCGCGATCCAGGCGCTCGCCGCGCAGCACCTGGCCGGCAAGGTGCCGGTGTCCGGGCAGGACGCGGACCTCGCCGCGGTCAAGCGCGTGATCGCCGGCACGCAGACGATGACCGTCTACAAGCCGCTCAAGCTGATCGCGAGCGAAGCGGCAAAGCTCGCGGTGGATCTCGTGAAGGGCACGAAACCCGCGTTCAACGCGCAATACGACAACGGCAAGAAGAAGGTCGACACGGTGCTGCTGCAGCCGACGCTGTTGACCAGGCGCAACGTCGACGTCGTCGTGAAGGACGGCTTCTATACCCAGGCGCAGCTGGCGAGCCAGTAA
- a CDS encoding XylR family transcriptional regulator: MTRAPSSQTPHRIALLFNANKVYDREIISGIGQYLRSTRVVWDLFLEDDFRCRLAGIEHFDGDGIIADFDDPAVADALAGSPLPIVALGSSYEDPAQYPDGVPYIATDNAKLVSLAYTHLIGAGLAHFAMYSLPVAQQNRWAQQRELAFDRLARADGLDAPIYRGLSTSASVWNHAIEQLIDWLHALPKPVGVIAVTDARARHLLQACLIAGLAVPEQVAIIGIDNDPLTRTLTRIPLSSVIQGTEEMGRTAAHLLHQMLRGVRFPDRRILVPPVGINVLESTRHQPLASPYVMRARHFIRQYACQGIKTEQVADYVGVSRSLLEEHFRRELQRTVHQEILRHKLEAAQALLAGRQASSAEVAIRCGFTSLQYMYAVFRRELGCTPREYQERTIAAH, translated from the coding sequence ATGACCCGCGCCCCTTCCAGCCAGACACCGCACCGCATCGCGCTGCTGTTCAACGCCAACAAGGTCTACGACCGCGAGATCATCAGCGGCATCGGCCAGTACCTGCGCTCGACGCGCGTGGTGTGGGACCTGTTCCTCGAGGACGATTTCCGCTGCCGGCTCGCGGGCATCGAGCATTTCGACGGCGACGGCATCATTGCCGATTTCGACGATCCGGCCGTCGCCGACGCGCTCGCCGGCTCGCCGCTGCCGATCGTCGCGCTCGGCTCGTCCTACGAGGATCCGGCGCAGTATCCGGACGGCGTGCCGTATATCGCGACCGACAACGCGAAGCTCGTGTCGCTCGCGTACACGCACCTGATCGGCGCCGGGCTCGCGCACTTCGCGATGTACAGCCTGCCCGTCGCGCAGCAGAACCGCTGGGCGCAGCAGCGCGAGCTGGCGTTCGACCGGCTCGCGCGCGCGGACGGGCTCGACGCACCGATCTACCGCGGGCTGTCGACGAGCGCATCGGTGTGGAACCACGCGATCGAGCAGCTGATCGACTGGCTGCATGCGCTGCCGAAACCGGTCGGCGTGATCGCGGTGACCGACGCGCGCGCGCGGCACCTGCTGCAGGCGTGCCTGATCGCCGGCCTCGCGGTGCCGGAACAGGTCGCGATCATCGGCATCGACAACGATCCGCTCACGCGCACGCTGACGCGCATCCCGCTGTCGTCCGTGATCCAGGGCACCGAGGAAATGGGCCGGACCGCCGCGCACCTGCTGCACCAGATGCTGCGCGGCGTGCGTTTTCCCGACCGGCGGATCCTCGTGCCGCCCGTCGGGATCAACGTGCTCGAATCGACGCGCCACCAGCCGCTCGCGAGCCCGTACGTGATGCGCGCACGCCATTTCATTCGCCAGTACGCGTGCCAGGGCATCAAGACGGAACAGGTCGCCGACTACGTCGGCGTGTCGCGCTCGCTGCTCGAGGAACACTTCCGGCGCGAACTGCAGCGCACCGTGCACCAGGAAATCCTGCGCCACAAGCTCGAAGCGGCGCAGGCGCTGCTCGCCGGCCGGCAGGCGTCGAGCGCCGAGGTCGCGATCCGCTGCGGGTTCACGTCGCTTCAGTACATGTACGCGGTATTCCGCCGCGAGCTGGGATGCACGCCGCGCGAATACCAGGAACGCACGATCGCCGCGCACTGA
- a CDS encoding alpha/beta fold hydrolase: MNLIPDESNPFRIGARPVRTMQLDGGILAAQVGSEPPAVIVLNGGQAFVSKTTSRRLRRDLRRVAGILPPDTPFVLLGYPDEPGTQYRIADIVEHIARGIATHWRCTTLIGISFGGVVAARLAAAHPERVSRLGLVSSAHRLAPDGCRLIEQQIAHTTRSDFVRLLETMSGCFRAGWRNMLLRAALLSRRRHVASSVNERHVIVRTLRALRDDARDDSPWPRRIRADTLIVGGADDPIFAGAALETSAWVPSVTHHALPGEGHMVMIERRKQVARLVRNWLEPRS; the protein is encoded by the coding sequence ATGAACCTCATACCGGACGAATCGAACCCGTTCCGGATCGGCGCTCGTCCCGTTCGAACGATGCAGCTGGACGGCGGCATCCTGGCCGCACAGGTGGGTAGCGAACCGCCAGCGGTCATCGTCCTGAACGGCGGACAAGCATTCGTCTCGAAGACGACCTCGCGTCGGCTGCGGCGCGACCTGCGCCGCGTCGCCGGTATTCTGCCGCCCGACACACCATTCGTACTGCTCGGGTATCCTGACGAGCCCGGTACGCAATACCGAATCGCCGACATCGTGGAGCATATCGCGCGCGGCATCGCCACGCATTGGCGGTGCACGACGCTCATCGGCATCTCGTTCGGAGGCGTCGTAGCGGCGCGCCTCGCGGCCGCCCACCCGGAACGCGTCTCACGACTCGGGCTGGTTTCGAGTGCGCATCGCCTCGCCCCGGACGGCTGCCGGCTCATCGAGCAGCAAATCGCTCATACGACCCGCTCCGATTTCGTCCGTCTGCTCGAAACGATGTCCGGATGCTTCCGCGCGGGCTGGCGCAACATGCTCCTGCGCGCGGCACTGCTCAGTCGACGCCGCCACGTCGCGTCATCGGTCAACGAACGACACGTCATTGTCCGCACCCTGCGCGCATTGCGTGACGACGCACGCGACGACTCGCCGTGGCCCCGGCGGATCCGCGCAGATACGTTGATCGTCGGTGGCGCCGACGACCCGATTTTCGCCGGGGCGGCGCTCGAAACTTCCGCGTGGGTGCCGTCGGTGACCCATCATGCGCTGCCGGGCGAAGGGCATATGGTGATGATCGAGCGCCGGAAGCAGGTTGCGCGACTCGTTCGGAACTGGCTCGAGCCGCGGTCTTGA
- the xylA gene encoding xylose isomerase, which produces MSYFEQIPAIRYEGPQSDNPLAYRHYDRTKRVLGKTLEEHLRIAVCYWHTFVWPGHDIFGQGAFRRPWQQPGDPLERARQKADAAFEFFTKLGTPFYTFHDTDVAPEGDSLREYVENFARMTDYLGERQQATGVRLLWGTANLFSHPRFAAGAATNPNPDVFAWAATQVRHALDATHRLGGENYVLWGGREGYETLLNTDLVREREQFARFLSMVVEHKHRIGFKGALLIEPKPQEPTKHQYDYDVATVHGFLTQYGLQNEIRVNIEANHATLAGHSFHHEIANAFALGVFGSVDANRGDPQNGWDTDQFPNSVEELTLAFYEILRHGGFTTGGMNFDAKVRRQSVDPEDLFHGHVGAIDVLALAVERAAVLVENDRLDALRRQRYAQWDSAFGREILSGGYTLESLAADALARGVNPQHASGGQERLENIVNQAIYGLR; this is translated from the coding sequence ATGTCGTATTTCGAACAGATTCCCGCGATTCGCTACGAAGGTCCGCAATCGGACAACCCGCTTGCCTACCGCCATTACGACCGCACGAAGCGGGTGCTCGGCAAGACGCTCGAGGAGCACCTGCGCATCGCGGTGTGCTACTGGCATACGTTCGTGTGGCCGGGCCACGACATCTTCGGCCAGGGCGCGTTCCGGCGGCCGTGGCAGCAGCCGGGCGACCCGCTCGAGCGGGCGCGGCAGAAGGCGGATGCGGCGTTCGAGTTCTTCACGAAGCTCGGCACGCCGTTCTATACGTTCCACGACACCGACGTCGCGCCGGAGGGCGACAGCCTGCGCGAGTACGTCGAGAACTTCGCGCGGATGACGGACTACCTGGGCGAGCGCCAGCAGGCCACGGGCGTGCGGCTGCTGTGGGGCACCGCGAACCTGTTCTCGCATCCGCGCTTCGCGGCGGGCGCGGCGACCAACCCGAATCCCGACGTGTTCGCGTGGGCGGCGACCCAGGTGCGCCACGCGCTCGACGCGACGCACCGGCTCGGCGGCGAGAACTACGTGCTGTGGGGCGGCCGCGAAGGCTACGAGACGCTGCTCAATACCGATCTCGTGCGCGAGCGCGAGCAGTTCGCGCGCTTCCTGTCGATGGTCGTCGAGCACAAGCACCGGATCGGCTTCAAGGGCGCGCTGCTGATCGAGCCGAAGCCGCAGGAGCCGACCAAGCACCAGTACGACTACGACGTCGCGACCGTGCACGGTTTCCTCACGCAATACGGATTGCAGAACGAGATCCGCGTGAACATCGAGGCGAACCACGCGACGCTCGCCGGCCATTCGTTCCATCACGAGATCGCGAACGCGTTCGCGCTCGGCGTGTTCGGCAGCGTCGACGCGAATCGCGGCGATCCGCAGAACGGCTGGGACACCGACCAGTTCCCGAACAGCGTCGAGGAGCTGACCCTCGCGTTCTACGAGATCCTGCGCCACGGCGGCTTCACCACCGGCGGCATGAACTTCGACGCGAAGGTGCGGCGCCAGAGCGTCGATCCGGAAGACCTGTTCCACGGTCACGTGGGCGCGATCGACGTGCTCGCGCTGGCCGTCGAACGCGCGGCCGTGCTGGTCGAAAACGACCGGCTCGACGCGCTGCGCCGGCAGCGCTACGCGCAGTGGGACAGCGCATTCGGCCGCGAGATCCTGTCGGGCGGCTACACGCTCGAGTCGCTCGCCGCCGACGCGCTCGCGCGCGGCGTGAACCCGCAGCATGCGAGCGGCGGGCAGGAGCGGCTCGAGAACATCGTGAACCAGGCCATCTACGGGCTGCGCTGA
- a CDS encoding aldose epimerase family protein, with amino-acid sequence MHIDTDSPRPAPGVARVPSEPWGTLPDGDTVRRYTLRNAHGMRVVVSDLGATVVSWLAPDRAGRFADIVLAHDTPAEYVESGVYFGATVGRWANRIAGARFTLDGVDYRLDRNERGNLLHGGASGFHRQRWEVVDDSGGLTLQLDSPEGDAGFPGNVSVQVRYALDDDGTLTIDYTGVTDAPTPLNLTNHSYFNLSGRAGGDVRGHVLSIDADAFLEVDDELIPTGTADVTGTAFDFRQSAPLGARLDWPHAQLARARGFDHCFVLRDGAHALRPVAAIYDPESGRELLVSTDQRGLQLYTGNYLDGVRVSGGTRCARHAALCIEAGGFPNQVNMDDLRDAVILRPGALYRQTTTYRVAVRA; translated from the coding sequence ATGCATATCGATACCGACTCTCCCCGCCCGGCGCCCGGCGTCGCACGCGTCCCGTCCGAGCCGTGGGGCACGCTGCCCGACGGCGACACGGTGCGGCGCTACACGCTGCGTAACGCGCACGGGATGCGCGTCGTCGTCAGCGATCTCGGCGCGACCGTCGTGTCGTGGCTCGCGCCCGACCGCGCCGGACGCTTCGCCGACATCGTGCTCGCGCACGACACGCCCGCCGAATACGTCGAATCGGGCGTCTACTTCGGCGCGACCGTCGGCCGCTGGGCGAACCGGATCGCCGGCGCGCGCTTCACGCTCGACGGCGTCGACTACCGGCTCGATCGCAACGAGCGCGGCAATCTGCTGCACGGCGGCGCGAGCGGTTTTCACCGCCAGCGCTGGGAAGTCGTCGACGACAGCGGCGGGTTGACGCTGCAGCTCGATTCGCCGGAAGGCGACGCGGGGTTTCCGGGCAACGTGAGCGTGCAGGTTCGTTATGCGCTCGACGACGACGGCACGCTGACGATCGACTACACCGGCGTCACCGACGCGCCCACGCCGCTCAACCTGACGAACCACAGCTATTTCAACCTCAGCGGCCGCGCGGGCGGCGACGTGCGCGGCCACGTGCTGAGCATCGACGCCGATGCGTTCCTCGAAGTCGACGACGAACTGATCCCGACCGGCACCGCCGACGTGACCGGCACCGCGTTCGACTTCCGGCAGAGCGCGCCGCTCGGCGCGCGCCTCGACTGGCCGCACGCGCAACTCGCGCGGGCGCGCGGCTTCGACCACTGTTTCGTGCTGCGCGACGGCGCGCACGCGCTCAGGCCCGTCGCGGCGATCTACGACCCGGAAAGCGGCCGCGAGCTGCTCGTGTCGACCGATCAGCGCGGCCTGCAACTCTATACGGGCAACTACCTGGACGGCGTGCGCGTGAGCGGCGGCACGCGCTGCGCGCGACACGCCGCACTGTGCATCGAAGCCGGCGGTTTTCCGAACCAGGTCAACATGGACGACCTGCGCGACGCCGTCATCCTGCGGCCGGGCGCGCTCTATCGTCAAACGACGACGTACCGGGTCGCGGTTCGCGCGTAG